The genome window TTTGGCAGAGTATTTGGTATAAATCAAACCTAAACAAAATTACATATCATGAAAAATAGCTATAACTCTTGTAAAAGTATTTTCTATTCAATTCTGCTATTAGCAATAGTTTCATTAACATTTTCATCATGCCAAAAAGAAGGCCCTATGGGACCCGAAGGTCCTGCCGGTGAAGATGCAAGAAACAGTGTTTCAAGTTTTTATTATACAATTTATGAAGACGAATGGCAAACTTTTGGTGAACCGGGTATAGGGTTTGGTTATACCGGGAGTATGGACTTTCCGGAAATTACTGACGATGTTTTAAATTATGGAGCGGTACTGGTTTATTTATATCAGGATAATAAACTATTTCCATTACCTACAACCTTTATTAACGCCGGAGATGGTGGATATATGACTTCTATATGGGTAACATTACAGTATGAACAAGTATTAATTACTTTCCAGGACAGTGACGGATATACAATTAATCCGGGAGATCAGGAATTTAAAGTTGTAATCATTGAAGGAGGAATCCCAATCCCTCAAAGTCTTAATTTAAAGGATTACGATGAAGTAAAGAAATATTTCAATCTTAAATAATTAACTGAAATAGGTTTCGATTCATAGCGACAGAAAACTTCATGGTTCATTCATGGAGTTTTTTTTATTTCCGATCACACCCATGATATTTCAAATAATATTTATGCTTTTCATTTATCGCATCTAAATTCATCATAAACAAACACATCCGTTAAGAATTTAGTTTCCATACCCATTATTTTATTTAAATTTGATATTTATGCATCCACTTTGTAACCTTTACCAATTTGCTCGGTAATCAAACATAACAATACATCTGCAAGAGAATGGAACATGACGAAATATTGATGTTTGAAGTCAAAAATGGAAACCTCGATTCACTTGTTCCATTATTTGACAAATATCATGTAAAACTTTACAATTTCTTTTTACGCCTAACGCGTAACAGGGAAACTTCAGAAGATTTGACTCAGAATGTATTTAGTAGAATTATAGCTTATAAGCACACTTTTAACGAGCAATATAAATTCAAAACATGGATGTATCAGATGGCGCGAAACACACATATTGATCATTATCATAAAAATAAAATGTATTTCTCAGATTTTGAAGAAACAGAACAAACATCCGTAAAAATGAGAGAAGCCATCGATGAAACTGAAAAAACCGAAAAACACGAAATCCTTTATGAAGCCTTGAATTTACTATCAATCGATGAACGTGAAATAATAGAGTTAAGCAAATTTCAGGATTTAAAATACGAAGAGATTTCAAAAATTACGGGAAATTCGATAGGAGCAATAAAAGTAAAAGTGCATAGGGCAGTGAATAAATTAAGAAACAATTATTTTCAATTAGCATAAAACTCAGGATCATGGATTGCAAAAAGATAAATAGTTTACTCATAGATTTTGTGGATAAACAATTAGATGCAGAGCATATAAAATCAGTTCAAACTCATCTGGCTGATTGTAAAAATTGCCGTCAGGAAGTGGAAGAATTAGCCATCATTATGAATGAGATCAATACGATTGAAGAAAGACAACCTTCAGAAAAACTAAAGGCAAATTTTATTCAAATGATTGAAGAGCAGAAATCAAAATCTATCGCCATTGAGGCCAAACCCATTCAATCTCATCATTCAGGAAATTATACCCGATTGCGTTTTCTGAATCCGATGTATCAGGTTGCTGCTGGTTTTGCAATTTTAATCTCCGGATTGCTTTTAGGCTTACTGATCAACAAAAACAATGGAGTAAATAATAGCGAATTAATTGCTTTACAAAATGAAGTTTCGAACATGAAACAGGTAGTCATGTTATCTAAACTAGACCAAACTTCGCCAAGCTCGCGAATACAGGCAGTAGGTTATATGGAAGAACTTTCCAGCCCCGACCCGAAAGTTATTGATGCCTTGATCAATGCAATGAATGTGGATGAAAATTCAAATGTACGTTTAGCTGCCACAACTGCTCTTTCACGTTTTACCGACAATGATATTGTGCGCGAGGCTTTAATCAATTCATTGGCTATACAGGAAGATCCGATGGTTCAGATAACACTCATCAATATTATGATCGGATTGCATGAAACCAAAGCTAGCTCGTTCATTCAACGGATTGCCAATAATGACAATACTAATAAAAGCGTAAAATCAATCGCTCAAAAAGGGCTTGAAATTTTAATTTAAAATTTAAAAATATATTGCCGGCCGCAATAAATCTGACAACAAATTAATCGCAAACAAAATAAAAAATAAACATTATGAAAACTTTACAAAAACTGACACTGATAACTGTAGCTGTAGTATTTTTAGCTGCAAACTTAAGTGCACAATCATACAAACATGCCATTAAAAATTCAAAAAGGGTAGTCATTGAAAACTTACTTGGAGAAGTGACATTTGACGGCTATGATGGAAATGAAATTATCGTGGAAGTCAGCAATTTTAAAGCCCTGCCAAAACGTGCTGACGGATTAAAAGCAATTTACGGCGGAGGTGAAGAGAATACAGGTATTGGTTTGACATTTCTTGAGTTAGACGGAAGTATCCAAATTTCGGGTGCAAGCAAACAATCGGAAAATGCAAAATATACTTTTAAGATTCCAAATTCGATGACACTGAAGGTGAATTATGCAAGTCCTTTCGCAGAATCAGATCAAATTGTATTTAAGAATTTCAAAAATGAAATTTCGGTTAAAACCTTGAATGCAAATATTGAATTCATAGATGTGACAGGCCCTATAACTTCAAGCACAATTGATGGAGATACGAAAGTTGTTTTCAGCAAGGTTAGTCAAGAAAGCCCAATTTCGATTTCAAGTATTGATGGTGAAATAGATGTCACCATACCTGCAAATACTCCATCAAATTTACGTTTCAGCAATTTTGATGGAGAAGTTTATACCGACTTTGACATTGTTTTTATTGATAAAGACAAAAAAGGTGATCATTCATTAAGTTATATTGGTGGCCATAATTCCTCAAGTGGCACAATTAATGGAGGTGGCGTTGAAATCAGCTTAAAAACGATTGACGGGATTATCTATCTCAGAAAAAAATAACCTTAATAGCGCTGTCCAAAAAGGTTCTTTGACTAGTCAGATTGAGCTTCCGCCGGAGGTTGAAGCTCGATGTGACAAGTCATATTTTAATCTTATCCTTGCTGACAGCCTATTCTCGCTTATTCCTGTATTCATTTATTTTAAGTGTAGCACTTTTCTACATAAGTGATAACTATAACCTTTAAAAACCAAAAAATCATGAAAAAAATATACATAGCACTAAGCTTGATACTGATCACGCTTACTGCATTCAACCAAACCATTGTTGAAAAAACAATAAAATTGAACAGTCAAAAAGAGGTGGTTCTGGATTTTGATTTTGCTGATGAGATTAAAATCAAAGGTTGGGACAAAAATGAAATCTATGTAAAAGTTAGTGTAAATATTAACGACAACGAAGACAACGGTGCTTTTAAACTAGACACAAAAGAGTCATCTTCTTTTGTAAGTTTTATATCGGACATTGAGAACATGAAAAAAATATCCAAAAATCGCATCACCGTTAAAACGACAGAAGATGGAAAGCGAACAACAACTTACAGTGATGGTTGGCATATAGATATGGATATCTATTTCGAAGTTTTTTTGCCAAAAAATATGAACGTCAATTTGGGAACCATTAGTGGAGATGTAATTCTTTCAGATGCGATTGGTGAACTTAATATTGAAACAATATCCGGCTTTATTGACCTTACCATTGATAAAGTTGCCAAAGCGAGCTTAAAAACCTCAACCATAAGTGGAGGTGTTTATACCGATCATGATATCGAAATAAACAGAAAAGCCAGGAACGGAAAGTACCATATGGTAATTGGAAGCAGCCCTGATTTTGACATTAACGGTGGTGGCAGGTCAATAAACCTTAAAACCATTAGTGGCGACATTTATATCCGTAAGTAAATAGTGTAACAAATTATAAAAAGAATCGTCTTTTATAATATCAACTAAAATCCATTCCAATGCTTCGTAATTATTTTAAGATTGCCATCAGAAGTTTATTAAAACACAAAGGTTTTTCAGCGATAAACATCCTTGGTCTCGCAATAGGTTTAACAATTGCCATTCTAATTCTGCTTTGGGTAAAATTTGAGTTCAGCTATGATGAGATGCATGTCAACAAAGACAGGATATACAGATTGGGGCAAACTCAAATTTACACTTCAGGGCCATTAAGGGTTTTCGCCATGCCCGGGCCTTTGGCAGCTCAAATTAAGACCGATTTTCCGGAAATTGAAAATGCTTTTCGCTATATTTTCAATGAAAAAACAATTCGCTATGAGGATAAAAAATTCAATGAAAGAGTAATATATACCGATGAGGAATTATTCTCGGTACTCACCATCGAATTTGTAAATGGGACGGCACAAAATGCTTTAACAGATGTTAATTCGATTGTCATTACCGATAAAATGGCAATGAAGTATTTTGGATCTACCGATGTTATAGGTAAAATACTAATCCTTGATGACACTAAAAATTTCAAAGTAACAGCGGTTATCAAAGAATTGCCAAAAAACTCCAGTTTTCGATGCGATTTCTGTATCCCATTTTCTCATGTAAGAGAGATGGGCTTTGACTATACCACGTATAATAGCAACTGGAATTCAATTTATGTGCTGTTGGCAGAAGGAGCTGACATGATTACCACAGGTGAAAAGATTAAAGAATACTTTAAAATCGTTAGAAATGATCCTGAGATTACTACTACGCTTTGGTTGTGGCCACTCAGCAAAGTGCATCTGTACTCACCAAATGGCGGAGGTGGTATTAGAACTATCAGACTGTTTATTATTATCGCTTTTGTGATTTTAATTATTGCCTGTATCAATTTCATGAATCTTGTAACTGCCAAATCAACCTTGAGATCTAGAGAAATAGGACTAAGAAAAGTTTTTGGTGCAGGAAGGAAAAATATTATTGTTCAGTTTTTTGGTGAATCAATTTTAACTACCATACTGGCCATGATAGTGGCGTTGATATTTGTTCAATTATTGCTCCCTTCATTCAACCTTATTGCCGAAAGAGAATTGATTTTCAATTTTGCAGATACCGACATCATTGCAGGACTTATTATTCTGATTATAATTACAGGGCTTATCGCCGGAAGCTATCCTGCTTTGTACTTATCTTCTTTCAAACCCATTAGCATATTAAAAGGAACCGTCGTAAAAGGCAAGTCAGGTGTAATTTTCAGGAAATCATTGGTTGTATTTCAATTTTCCTTATCTATTATTTTAATCATTGGCAGTATCATCATCTATAATCAACAAAAACATTTGCTTAATAAGGATATTGGGATGGAACGGGAAAATGTAATTATGATAGGCATGCAGGGTGAGGTGAACAATAAGTATGATGCGATAAAATCCTTACTACTTCAAACTCCGAATATTTCATCCGTATCAAGAGCCTCGCATTTGCCGATAATGATTGGAAGCAATACAGGCAGTATGACCTGGGAAGGAAGAGAAGATGACAAAGATATTTTGATAGGTTTCACTTTTGTTGATCTCGATTATCAGGAAGCGCTAGGAATGAAAATGGCCGACGGCCGATTCTTTTCAAAAGAATTTGGGACAGATTCAGCTGCTGTCGTAATCAATGAAAGCGCAGCTAAAGTCATGGGATTAAATGATCCTGTTGGTAAATGGCTGGCGTGGGGACCGAATCAAAAATATAAAATTATAGGCGTAGTTAACGATTTCAATTTTTTACATTTAAGCCAGGAAGTGAGTCCGATGGCAATGTTCTATTATACAGGACAATGCCGTTACCTGTTTATTAAGGCAATTAATAATATTGCTGAAACTACAAAATATATTGAAACATCATGGAATGAAGTCTTCCCTACCTATCCGTTCGAATATTCCATGTTAAATGATAAATATAAAGACATGTATGCAAGCGAAGAAAAGACAGGAACCCTTTTCAAATACTTCACTGTCTTGGCAATTATCATCTCTTGTTTAGGCTTATTTGGACTTGCCTCCTATATGGCTGAACAAAAGACCAAAGAAATTGGAATCAGAAAAGTTCTTGGTTCATCTGAATCAACAATTGTATATAACATGACTCTGGAATTTATCAAATGGGTTGTTATTGCAAACCTGATCGCATGGCCGGTTAGCTGGTATCTTGGAAAACAATTCCTTGATCAGTATGCATATCGAACAAATTTGGGGATTATTATTTTCCTTTTCTCTGGAATTGCTTCTATCATGATCGCAATACTTACAATTAGTTATCAATCGTACCGAGCTGCCAGAGCAAATCCGATCAATGCATTAAGACATGAATAATTCCATTTCGGCTTATTATTATAAAACGCAGACCTGCATGGGTTTGCGTTTTATATTTAAATTTCTTCATAAGTTAATGTTTTGTTAATACTGTAACTTTTGGGCTTTCCGGTAGTAATATATTATAGAAAACCACGTTTCAAAAATGTCATGGAAAGAATCATAAATTCGATCGTAAAATTTAAACCAAAGCATCAAAAATTCGCTTTCTGTTGTATAGGTATTCTATTTTGCACCTTGGCTTTTTTACTCTTGGTTTCAAAGAATAATTTGCCATTTTCTTTATCCTCAGAAAACATCAGCCAAATTACCAAAGCCATTATTAATATTTTCTGATGAATTTGCCTTCATAAATTCTATTTTCTTTCACTGTAACCTTAATTAATACTTCAGGTATTCTTAATGAGCAATCAAGCTACTTTAGGATTAAATCATGTAAAGTATATCAGTAAAAGTATTCAAAACCCAAATTATGATAACAAATTACCTTAAATCCGCCTTAAAATCTTTTAAACATGGTCTGTTCTATAATTGCATCAATATCGTTGGACTTGCTTTAGGTATAGCCTGCTCAGTATTGATTTTGTTGTGGGTTTCCCATGAATTTAGTTATGAAAACTTCAATCCGAAGAAAAACCAAGTATATAGAATCATTCAGGATATGGATTTTGAAAAGCCAGTTTCGTGGGCAATAAATCAAGGACCATTGGGACCTTCATTAGTAAAGGATTTTCCAGAGATTGAAAAATTTACCCGCTTCAAGATTTCCGGATTTACATTGGAATATAATGAAACTAAATTCAGAGAGCGTGGAGGTTACGCTGATCACGATTTCTTTGATATTTTTGGATGTAATCTTACATTAAGATCAGGA of Bacteroidota bacterium contains these proteins:
- a CDS encoding RNA polymerase sigma factor; the encoded protein is MEHDEILMFEVKNGNLDSLVPLFDKYHVKLYNFFLRLTRNRETSEDLTQNVFSRIIAYKHTFNEQYKFKTWMYQMARNTHIDHYHKNKMYFSDFEETEQTSVKMREAIDETEKTEKHEILYEALNLLSIDEREIIELSKFQDLKYEEISKITGNSIGAIKVKVHRAVNKLRNNYFQLA
- a CDS encoding ABC transporter permease — protein: MLRNYFKIAIRSLLKHKGFSAINILGLAIGLTIAILILLWVKFEFSYDEMHVNKDRIYRLGQTQIYTSGPLRVFAMPGPLAAQIKTDFPEIENAFRYIFNEKTIRYEDKKFNERVIYTDEELFSVLTIEFVNGTAQNALTDVNSIVITDKMAMKYFGSTDVIGKILILDDTKNFKVTAVIKELPKNSSFRCDFCIPFSHVREMGFDYTTYNSNWNSIYVLLAEGADMITTGEKIKEYFKIVRNDPEITTTLWLWPLSKVHLYSPNGGGGIRTIRLFIIIAFVILIIACINFMNLVTAKSTLRSREIGLRKVFGAGRKNIIVQFFGESILTTILAMIVALIFVQLLLPSFNLIAERELIFNFADTDIIAGLIILIIITGLIAGSYPALYLSSFKPISILKGTVVKGKSGVIFRKSLVVFQFSLSIILIIGSIIIYNQQKHLLNKDIGMERENVIMIGMQGEVNNKYDAIKSLLLQTPNISSVSRASHLPIMIGSNTGSMTWEGREDDKDILIGFTFVDLDYQEALGMKMADGRFFSKEFGTDSAAVVINESAAKVMGLNDPVGKWLAWGPNQKYKIIGVVNDFNFLHLSQEVSPMAMFYYTGQCRYLFIKAINNIAETTKYIETSWNEVFPTYPFEYSMLNDKYKDMYASEEKTGTLFKYFTVLAIIISCLGLFGLASYMAEQKTKEIGIRKVLGSSESTIVYNMTLEFIKWVVIANLIAWPVSWYLGKQFLDQYAYRTNLGIIIFLFSGIASIMIAILTISYQSYRAARANPINALRHE
- a CDS encoding HEAT repeat domain-containing protein is translated as MDCKKINSLLIDFVDKQLDAEHIKSVQTHLADCKNCRQEVEELAIIMNEINTIEERQPSEKLKANFIQMIEEQKSKSIAIEAKPIQSHHSGNYTRLRFLNPMYQVAAGFAILISGLLLGLLINKNNGVNNSELIALQNEVSNMKQVVMLSKLDQTSPSSRIQAVGYMEELSSPDPKVIDALINAMNVDENSNVRLAATTALSRFTDNDIVREALINSLAIQEDPMVQITLINIMIGLHETKASSFIQRIANNDNTNKSVKSIAQKGLEILI